A single window of Prochlorothrix hollandica PCC 9006 = CALU 1027 DNA harbors:
- a CDS encoding AAA family ATPase — protein MSNTIYFRWLTELEKQIHCRKHIILYGNIHDEFLWRDERQTVYKIINSSLKELGFDLIIRYSPVNGFSYLADSMRERFNALIQDQSLSYHAQSPADEAPVPETTANPMAPPPRRSPGINTRQNTNIRILPEAAFGNLRMAMSQSVTSVAAIVDTVDMLTSDPNQYGVEERNLLMLLKMCTLESAFLTEGTLAGYRNSLILVASDLARIPQWVYKDNPLVEMIQVSSLNKDERRQFALRSLRPREGFSGFFEGDKISIKRPANNVPSQLEALADELADLTEGFHTVDLEALRSISWRDEIPLREKNVRQLVDFYKFGRRDDPWEKISPERIASAKEELSRSVIGQPKAVEAVTSMLASARIGLSMSGGKSSAQPKGIFFFVGPTGVGKTELAKALARLLFVDENSLIRFDMSEYAQEHAAEKLTGAPPGFVGFEAGGQLTNRVLEQPYSILLFDEIEKATPKVMDKFLQILSDGRLTDGKGQTVYFNQTVIIFTSNIGASDLTNHHTGETIRSGIMKQVQEENMPSYSEVEQHFDQEVRWYFSNYIGRAELLGRLGDNIIVFDLLREDFINAIADKFLQQYSEITKEKYKLFIKFMPSVLEVISLRMKEERNLILGGRRIKSLLETFIEKPLNSWLFQEFPDSDMLSCRILSVGLNQDGSLVPEINAG, from the coding sequence ATGAGTAACACCATCTATTTTCGCTGGCTAACTGAGCTTGAAAAGCAAATTCATTGCCGTAAACACATTATTTTGTATGGCAATATTCATGATGAGTTTCTGTGGAGAGATGAACGACAAACTGTCTATAAGATTATCAATAGTTCTTTAAAAGAACTGGGTTTTGATCTAATCATTCGTTACAGTCCTGTTAATGGGTTTAGCTATTTAGCAGATTCCATGAGAGAGCGATTCAATGCTCTTATCCAAGATCAATCCCTCAGTTATCATGCACAATCGCCAGCCGACGAAGCACCTGTACCGGAAACGACTGCTAATCCTATGGCTCCCCCACCTCGCCGGAGTCCAGGGATAAATACAAGGCAAAATACAAATATCAGAATTCTGCCAGAAGCCGCTTTTGGTAACTTGAGAATGGCTATGTCTCAAAGCGTGACTTCAGTAGCGGCAATCGTTGATACTGTAGATATGCTTACCTCCGATCCTAACCAATATGGTGTTGAAGAGCGCAATCTTTTGATGCTGCTCAAAATGTGTACACTCGAATCGGCATTTCTAACAGAAGGTACTTTGGCTGGTTATAGAAATAGTTTAATTCTAGTGGCAAGCGATCTAGCGAGAATTCCTCAGTGGGTCTACAAGGACAATCCACTAGTTGAAATGATTCAAGTCTCGTCTTTAAATAAAGATGAACGTCGTCAGTTTGCGTTGAGATCTTTACGTCCTCGTGAAGGCTTTAGCGGATTTTTTGAAGGTGATAAAATTAGTATCAAGAGGCCCGCTAATAATGTTCCTTCGCAGCTAGAGGCACTAGCTGATGAATTAGCTGACCTGACAGAAGGATTTCATACAGTAGATTTAGAAGCTTTAAGAAGCATCTCATGGCGAGATGAGATCCCATTAAGAGAAAAGAATGTAAGACAGTTAGTTGATTTTTACAAGTTTGGCAGACGAGATGATCCCTGGGAAAAAATTAGTCCTGAAAGAATCGCCTCTGCGAAGGAAGAGTTGTCTCGATCCGTTATTGGGCAGCCAAAGGCTGTGGAAGCTGTTACATCAATGCTAGCAAGTGCCAGGATTGGCTTAAGCATGAGTGGTGGAAAGTCATCAGCTCAACCCAAAGGTATCTTTTTCTTTGTTGGTCCTACTGGTGTTGGCAAGACTGAATTAGCGAAAGCCCTAGCAAGGCTCTTGTTTGTTGATGAAAACTCTTTAATTCGTTTTGATATGAGTGAGTATGCACAAGAACATGCTGCTGAAAAACTTACTGGTGCGCCACCAGGATTTGTAGGATTTGAAGCAGGTGGGCAACTCACTAATCGCGTATTAGAGCAGCCATACAGCATTCTTCTTTTCGATGAAATTGAGAAAGCTACACCAAAAGTTATGGATAAATTTTTACAAATCCTGAGCGATGGTAGACTAACAGATGGTAAAGGTCAAACAGTTTATTTCAACCAAACAGTGATTATTTTCACAAGCAACATTGGTGCATCAGATCTGACTAACCATCACACAGGTGAGACAATTCGATCTGGTATTATGAAACAAGTTCAAGAAGAAAATATGCCTTCTTACTCAGAGGTAGAGCAACATTTTGATCAAGAAGTACGGTGGTATTTTAGCAATTATATTGGTCGAGCAGAGTTACTAGGAAGATTAGGAGACAACATTATTGTCTTCGATCTACTGCGAGAGGATTTTATTAATGCGATTGCTGATAAGTTTCTCCAACAATACTCTGAAATTACAAAAGAAAAATACAAGCTTTTTATTAAGTTTATGCCTTCTGTTTTAGAAGTAATATCGCTTCGGATGAAAGAAGAAAGAAACTTAATTCTTGGAGGACGACGTATAAAATCGTTACTGGAAACTTTTATTGAGAAGCCCCTAAATAGTTGGCTTTTTCAAGAGTTTCCTGACAGTGATATGCTTTCATGCCGGATCTTATCCGTAGGGTTAAATCAAGATGGCTCTCTTGTCCCAGAAATTAATGCAGGCTAA
- a CDS encoding coiled-coil domain-containing protein produces MSGTPKYSPAELERQRQQQLEEERRRKAAEEARLRAEAAERERRQRLENLRNRVNSQQQSVASKIQQQQSSMYPQDVTALQQRCQNQINTICQAQDESRLQNVATELNQILQDCDKAVTRKRRDDEEKKRKAEIERLQFELEELERGVGRIPASDASKFDATGQSSVQEALGAVRSALASGSPQTVQAPINHASTVVKQHTQAVSQRRAEWEKRKAEAEQIVGQIQDLVTGLKADPIVMLWHSHTMAQLENQLKQAQQAIASEQFDQPSQILAKIQAQEKQIIEEANIAQLKADKRDYITQSIVATLQDMGFAVLSIEDEHKGHPSTAKVFTATAAGRAISVNVPVEGQVWYDVDGYSKNTVSSIADGSPVAICDEAEAVLTEMHTALQQEFGIQMGEISWQGKDPNRITRTATDLSTDAKQSRGGS; encoded by the coding sequence ATGAGTGGCACACCCAAATATTCACCAGCAGAGTTAGAGCGACAGAGACAACAGCAACTAGAAGAAGAACGTCGGCGCAAAGCTGCTGAGGAAGCAAGGCTCAGAGCAGAAGCCGCAGAACGAGAGCGTCGTCAACGTCTAGAAAACTTGAGAAATAGAGTTAACTCTCAACAGCAATCTGTTGCCAGTAAAATTCAGCAACAGCAATCGTCCATGTATCCCCAAGATGTTACGGCTTTACAACAGCGTTGCCAAAATCAAATTAATACCATTTGTCAAGCTCAAGATGAATCACGACTGCAAAATGTGGCAACTGAACTCAACCAGATTTTGCAGGATTGCGACAAAGCTGTTACCCGCAAACGGCGCGATGATGAAGAGAAAAAGCGCAAAGCAGAAATTGAGCGACTGCAATTTGAACTTGAAGAACTAGAACGAGGAGTAGGACGTATTCCCGCAAGTGATGCCAGTAAATTTGATGCTACAGGTCAAAGTTCAGTCCAGGAGGCTTTGGGTGCTGTACGATCAGCCTTGGCTTCAGGAAGTCCTCAAACTGTGCAAGCTCCCATCAACCATGCAAGTACAGTGGTCAAACAACACACTCAGGCAGTTAGTCAACGCCGAGCCGAGTGGGAAAAACGCAAAGCCGAAGCAGAGCAGATAGTTGGACAAATTCAAGATCTAGTGACAGGTCTTAAAGCTGATCCTATAGTTATGCTTTGGCATTCTCACACAATGGCACAACTTGAAAATCAACTGAAACAAGCCCAGCAAGCCATTGCCTCGGAACAGTTTGATCAACCAAGCCAGATCTTGGCAAAAATCCAAGCACAAGAAAAGCAAATAATTGAAGAGGCAAACATCGCCCAGCTAAAAGCAGATAAGCGTGACTATATTACCCAATCTATTGTTGCTACCTTGCAAGATATGGGTTTTGCAGTCCTCTCCATTGAGGATGAACACAAAGGACACCCCTCCACAGCTAAAGTTTTCACGGCTACCGCAGCAGGTCGAGCAATTAGTGTTAACGTCCCTGTAGAAGGGCAAGTTTGGTACGATGTCGATGGCTACTCCAAAAACACCGTTTCATCCATTGCAGATGGTAGTCCAGTAGCAATTTGCGATGAAGCAGAAGCAGTACTAACCGAAATGCATACCGCCTTGCAACAGGAATTTGGCATTCAGATGGGTGAAATTTCATGGCAAGGTAAAGATCCGAATCGTATTACTCGAACAGCTACAGATTTATCAACAGATGCGAAACAGTCAAGAGGAGGAAGCTAA
- a CDS encoding 4Fe-4S single cluster domain-containing protein — protein sequence MKPSKLRVFERRSPVKVLGPYARAVIWVQGCDFGCKGCIVPESWDRDSGEEVDISELVAWVLSQSNIEGVTLSGGEPMLQAEALSTLIDQIREVRDLGVMCYTGYRIEYLKSQGDIAQKLLLTKIDLLVEGMYQENLQDDLLWRGSNNQRLLLLSDRYRDFLQSQSDRSAGLEFFLNETGEVGFSGVPAQPNFRREFESQMSQRSVIVNPQ from the coding sequence ATGAAGCCCAGTAAGCTCAGGGTTTTCGAACGTCGTTCTCCAGTTAAAGTACTTGGTCCCTATGCCAGAGCAGTTATCTGGGTGCAAGGCTGCGATTTTGGTTGCAAGGGCTGCATCGTACCCGAATCATGGGATCGAGATTCTGGCGAAGAGGTGGATATTTCTGAGCTTGTCGCTTGGGTACTCAGTCAATCCAATATTGAGGGCGTTACTTTGTCGGGCGGCGAACCCATGTTGCAAGCCGAAGCTTTATCTACTTTAATTGATCAAATTAGAGAAGTTAGAGATCTTGGTGTTATGTGCTACACAGGCTATCGTATTGAATACTTGAAATCTCAAGGTGATATTGCCCAAAAACTTTTATTAACAAAAATCGATCTTTTAGTTGAAGGTATGTACCAAGAAAACCTACAAGATGATTTACTCTGGAGGGGTTCTAACAATCAAAGGCTGTTGCTCTTAAGCGATCGATATCGAGATTTCTTACAATCTCAAAGTGATCGATCAGCAGGGCTAGAATTTTTCTTGAATGAGACTGGAGAAGTTGGTTTTTCAGGAGTTCCCGCCCAGCCAAATTTTCGACGAGAATTTGAATCTCAAATGTCTCAGCGCTCCGTAATTGTTAACCCACAATAA
- a CDS encoding Hsp70 family protein produces the protein MILAFRGRNYRISIAIDFGTARSGYAYQFFEDEGAKDPIFRNRWPDTNEFYPKTPTEILFRPDGSVEAWGHTARKRFTQLREEASEKGYILIENFKTLLHDGKDRDQDGPFIMRDGKKFPVVKLIAEFLQRIKEVALSDIAETLGGEGLLDENEIRWCLTVPAVWREDSKQIMRHAAQLAGLIGEGTQEAERLLLVLEPEAAAVHCQQVMMRQNQVALESGKVIMIVDAGGGTVDITVHEVRLGEGLDELVPCGGGLHGSKYVDRNFREFLARKLCAEAMDEFETQWPVEYAKLMSETWENIKCSYDAVPNWRSSIEMPRRLEKILETSFPEVLDRLANVQGGDNTVIRLIHDDMEAIFKSVVDQLIGKVRNQFTALEDRRCDILFLVGGFAESPVLKQRIRDEFGDRVEQVIIPDRPGAAVLQGAASFGVNPGVVIARRSTLTYGTKTMMDFDERLDHEHGQRISARERSRIFGTDFSLDGCTNRFDIFVATGERIPSNASVTRSYIIPPNATELTVKFLSTINPKVRYTNLEKDEITELSQVDIRFPFASPDGSPKPMNIEMQFGQSQIIAYAIDPISGNRERCEFRFSSSY, from the coding sequence ATGATTTTAGCTTTTAGAGGTAGAAATTATCGAATTTCTATTGCAATCGACTTTGGTACAGCGCGATCGGGCTATGCTTATCAGTTCTTTGAGGATGAGGGTGCGAAAGATCCAATCTTTCGCAACAGATGGCCTGATACCAATGAGTTTTACCCAAAAACCCCAACAGAAATTTTATTCCGTCCTGATGGATCGGTTGAGGCATGGGGGCACACTGCAAGGAAGCGGTTTACTCAACTGCGAGAGGAAGCCTCAGAAAAGGGGTATATTCTGATCGAGAATTTCAAGACACTACTTCATGATGGTAAGGATCGGGATCAGGATGGTCCCTTTATCATGCGTGATGGTAAGAAGTTTCCAGTAGTGAAATTAATCGCTGAATTTCTTCAACGCATTAAAGAGGTCGCCCTTAGTGATATCGCGGAAACCCTGGGCGGTGAAGGTTTATTAGATGAGAATGAGATTCGCTGGTGTTTGACTGTGCCTGCGGTGTGGCGGGAGGACAGCAAGCAGATTATGCGTCATGCGGCTCAGTTAGCAGGCTTGATTGGTGAAGGAACACAAGAGGCAGAACGGTTACTTTTGGTTTTGGAACCAGAGGCGGCAGCGGTGCATTGTCAGCAGGTAATGATGCGGCAAAACCAAGTTGCCTTGGAATCTGGTAAGGTCATCATGATTGTTGATGCGGGCGGGGGTACGGTAGATATTACCGTACATGAAGTTAGATTGGGAGAGGGATTAGATGAGTTAGTGCCTTGTGGAGGTGGATTGCATGGTTCTAAGTATGTAGACCGAAATTTTCGGGAGTTTCTGGCTCGTAAGCTGTGTGCCGAGGCAATGGATGAATTTGAAACCCAGTGGCCTGTGGAATATGCCAAGCTGATGAGCGAGACCTGGGAAAATATCAAGTGCAGCTATGACGCAGTTCCGAATTGGCGATCATCGATTGAAATGCCTCGCCGCTTGGAGAAGATTCTGGAAACAAGTTTCCCTGAAGTTCTAGATCGATTAGCGAATGTTCAGGGGGGGGACAATACGGTTATTCGACTGATCCATGATGACATGGAGGCAATCTTTAAGTCTGTAGTTGATCAACTTATTGGTAAGGTCAGAAATCAATTTACTGCCCTTGAAGATCGGCGTTGCGATATTCTCTTTTTGGTAGGTGGCTTTGCGGAGTCGCCTGTACTCAAGCAGCGAATCCGGGATGAGTTTGGTGACAGAGTAGAGCAGGTCATCATTCCAGATCGTCCGGGTGCAGCGGTGCTTCAAGGTGCGGCTTCTTTTGGGGTAAACCCAGGAGTTGTGATTGCTCGGAGATCAACGCTGACCTATGGCACCAAAACTATGATGGACTTCGATGAACGGCTAGATCACGAACATGGTCAACGTATATCTGCACGAGAGAGAAGTAGGATTTTTGGAACTGACTTTTCGCTGGATGGTTGTACAAATAGATTTGACATATTCGTCGCTACGGGTGAGCGAATTCCAAGTAATGCGTCTGTAACTCGTAGCTATATTATTCCTCCTAATGCGACAGAGCTTACCGTAAAGTTTCTTTCAACAATTAATCCTAAGGTTCGTTACACAAACCTCGAAAAAGATGAGATAACCGAGCTTTCTCAGGTGGATATAAGATTTCCATTTGCATCACCAGATGGTTCACCTAAACCGATGAATATAGAAATGCAATTTGGTCAATCACAGATTATTGCTTATGCGATCGATCCGATAAGCGGCAATCGAGAACGCTGCGAATTCCGATTTTCTTCTAGTTATTAA
- a CDS encoding VWA domain-containing protein, which yields MSDRLKSYDIAILLDRSGSMVIEDCPNSKSRWDYARENVEAVAARANKLDSDGITVVVFGSQVKVYENTTPAKIQDIYDQVEPIGNTATDAALQAILTPEWFQGRRVGTAKPMIIIVFTDGKPNDQDALEKVIVNAANSIEKDEDLGISFVQVGYDKGASDFLAHLDDELIGKAKFDIVDTKSMEELEEIGVIGLLNAALDD from the coding sequence ATGAGCGATCGCCTTAAAAGCTATGACATTGCTATCTTGCTAGACCGTTCTGGCTCTATGGTCATTGAAGATTGCCCCAACAGCAAATCTCGCTGGGACTATGCCCGTGAGAACGTTGAGGCTGTAGCAGCCCGTGCCAATAAACTTGACTCAGATGGGATTACAGTCGTTGTGTTTGGTAGCCAAGTGAAGGTATATGAAAACACCACCCCTGCCAAAATTCAAGACATTTATGACCAAGTAGAACCGATTGGAAATACTGCAACAGATGCAGCATTACAAGCAATATTAACTCCTGAATGGTTCCAGGGGCGTAGAGTCGGTACAGCAAAACCGATGATCATCATTGTTTTTACGGATGGCAAGCCCAATGATCAAGATGCACTAGAGAAAGTCATTGTCAATGCAGCTAACAGTATTGAGAAAGACGAGGATCTCGGTATATCGTTTGTTCAAGTTGGGTATGATAAGGGGGCTTCGGACTTTCTTGCCCATCTAGATGATGAACTCATAGGCAAGGCTAAATTTGATATTGTTGATACCAAGTCTATGGAGGAGCTAGAGGAAATTGGGGTTATTGGTCTGCTTAATGCTGCCCTAGATGACTGA
- a CDS encoding integron integrase has translation MEPLLSTSAQQKLLDQVRDVIRLKRYSHKTEQSYVAWVQRYILFHNKRQPQEMGTEEVEAFLTHLAVTENVAASTQNQARSALIFLYRHVLQQPLTENIEAIRAKRSKDLPTVLTIAEVKAVLGAMTGTPQLIAELLYGTGMRLNEGLQIRVKDVDFGQQQITVRDAQGNQDRVTVLPQRIVERLQAHLVLIKHQHQQDLDQGYGQVYLPYALERKYANADRDWIWQYVFTASNRSEDPQSGIVHRHHLDPSIIQKAIKVAVRQVGIAKKASCHTLRHSFATHLLENGYDIRTVQELLGHKDVKTTMVYTHVVNRNGLGVRSPLDL, from the coding sequence ATGGAGCCATTACTGTCCACCTCTGCTCAACAAAAACTGCTGGATCAAGTGCGCGATGTGATTCGGCTCAAACGCTACAGCCACAAAACCGAACAAAGTTATGTGGCTTGGGTTCAGCGTTACATTCTGTTCCACAACAAACGCCAGCCCCAGGAAATGGGAACCGAAGAAGTTGAAGCCTTCCTCACCCACCTGGCCGTGACCGAAAACGTTGCCGCCTCCACCCAAAACCAAGCCCGCAGTGCCTTAATCTTTCTCTATCGCCATGTTTTGCAGCAACCCTTAACCGAAAACATTGAAGCCATTCGAGCCAAGCGCTCTAAAGATTTACCCACCGTCCTGACCATAGCCGAAGTCAAGGCCGTACTGGGAGCCATGACCGGAACACCTCAGTTGATAGCAGAACTGCTGTATGGAACGGGGATGCGCTTGAATGAAGGTCTCCAGATCCGCGTCAAGGATGTGGATTTTGGTCAGCAGCAAATTACTGTGCGAGATGCCCAGGGGAACCAGGATCGGGTAACTGTCTTACCCCAGCGCATTGTTGAACGACTCCAAGCCCATTTGGTCTTGATCAAGCATCAGCACCAACAAGATTTAGATCAGGGCTACGGTCAGGTTTATTTGCCCTATGCCTTGGAGCGAAAATATGCCAACGCCGATCGAGATTGGATTTGGCAATATGTTTTTACCGCCAGCAATCGCTCTGAGGATCCCCAAAGCGGTATCGTTCACCGTCATCACCTTGACCCCAGCATTATTCAAAAAGCCATCAAAGTCGCCGTTCGCCAAGTTGGTATTGCCAAGAAAGCAAGCTGCCATACCCTACGCCACAGCTTTGCCACCCATCTTTTGGAAAATGGCTACGATATTCGCACGGTTCAAGAACTACTGGGCCATAAGGATGTGAAAACCACCATGGTTTATACCCATGTTGTCAATCGTAATGGATTGGGAGTGCGCAGCCCTCTTGACCTTTGA
- a CDS encoding SGNH/GDSL hydrolase family protein has product MIKIGLLILGGILGLGLGLELLLRLGLGLGNPPLYVADETMGYRLAPHQRLRRFGNRIDINGYSLRNGPIAPQPDPGTLRLLLLGDSIVNGGWWTDQAQILSARLAQDLATHLPQPPEVLNASANSWGPRNQLAYVQRFGLLGAQGLVWVLNTDDLFGGEPSSLGVGRDRNYPDRRPPAALWELYRRYLRPLPLDPLLRDRPPETGDVVGKNLAALTQLHHMTQTAGIPLVLALTPLRRELAQESGSRPYELEARQRLTQWVDSSGVPFVDLLPRFNGEPDPLTLYRDHIHLSPQGDRLLSQTLAHQVALILP; this is encoded by the coding sequence ATGATCAAAATTGGGCTGCTGATCCTGGGGGGGATCCTGGGGTTGGGGTTGGGGTTGGAACTATTGCTACGCCTGGGGTTGGGCCTGGGGAATCCTCCCCTGTATGTGGCCGATGAAACCATGGGCTATCGCCTTGCTCCCCACCAGCGCCTGCGCCGTTTTGGTAACCGCATTGACATTAACGGCTACTCCCTGCGCAACGGTCCCATCGCTCCGCAACCGGATCCCGGTACCCTGCGGTTGCTGCTCTTGGGGGATTCCATTGTTAATGGGGGCTGGTGGACCGATCAGGCCCAGATTCTGTCGGCGCGGTTAGCCCAGGATCTGGCGACCCACCTTCCCCAACCCCCAGAGGTGCTCAACGCTTCGGCCAATTCCTGGGGTCCCCGCAACCAGTTGGCCTATGTGCAGCGGTTTGGGCTGTTGGGTGCCCAGGGGTTGGTCTGGGTGCTCAACACAGATGATTTGTTTGGGGGGGAGCCGTCTAGCCTGGGGGTGGGCCGCGATCGCAACTACCCCGATCGCCGTCCCCCCGCCGCCCTCTGGGAACTGTACCGCCGTTATCTGCGCCCCCTACCCTTGGATCCCCTGTTGCGGGATCGCCCCCCCGAAACGGGAGATGTGGTGGGGAAAAACCTAGCTGCCCTGACCCAATTGCACCACATGACCCAGACTGCCGGCATTCCCCTGGTGCTGGCCCTGACTCCCCTGCGGCGGGAACTGGCCCAGGAGTCTGGCTCCCGCCCCTATGAACTGGAGGCCCGCCAGCGCTTGACCCAGTGGGTTGACAGCAGCGGGGTGCCGTTTGTCGATTTGTTGCCCCGCTTCAATGGGGAACCCGATCCCCTGACCCTCTACCGGGATCACATCCACCTCAGTCCCCAGGGCGATCGCCTCCTCAGTCAGACCCTGGCCCACCAGGTTGCCCTGATTTTGCCCTGA
- the lepB gene encoding signal peptidase I has translation MPAEQENPWVEGIKTIGLSAILAFGIRTFVAEARYIPSSSMLPTLQINDRLIVDKVTYYLSEPQRGDIVVFNPTDALLAQNFRDAFIKRIIGLPGDTVEVYDGQVWVNGQVIAENYIQDQPDYIYGPETVPEGHYLVLGDNRNNSYDGHSWGFVPRDRIIGRATVRFWPLGRMGGIGHPTYSLPELPELPEAPDPNGATLEPATP, from the coding sequence ATGCCTGCTGAGCAGGAAAATCCTTGGGTTGAAGGCATCAAAACCATTGGCCTCAGTGCTATTTTGGCCTTTGGTATCCGCACCTTTGTGGCGGAGGCCCGTTATATTCCTTCCAGTTCCATGCTGCCGACTTTGCAGATTAACGATCGCCTCATTGTAGACAAAGTCACCTACTACCTGAGCGAACCCCAGCGGGGCGATATTGTGGTGTTTAACCCCACCGATGCCCTCTTGGCCCAAAATTTCCGCGATGCGTTCATCAAGCGCATCATTGGTCTACCAGGGGACACTGTGGAGGTCTATGATGGCCAGGTCTGGGTCAATGGTCAAGTCATTGCTGAAAACTACATTCAGGATCAGCCAGACTATATCTATGGCCCGGAAACCGTGCCTGAGGGTCATTATCTGGTGCTAGGGGATAATCGCAACAATAGCTATGACGGCCATAGCTGGGGGTTTGTCCCCCGCGATCGCATCATTGGCCGTGCTACGGTGCGCTTCTGGCCCCTGGGTCGCATGGGGGGCATTGGTCACCCCACCTATAGTTTACCCGAACTACCCGAACTGCCCGAAGCCCCGGATCCCAATGGGGCAACCCTGGAACCGGCCACACCTTAA